From a single Salvelinus sp. IW2-2015 linkage group LG22, ASM291031v2, whole genome shotgun sequence genomic region:
- the LOC111949822 gene encoding FRAS1-related extracellular matrix protein 2-like has translation MVQFNKFIKSDENQRSHQPLTQAVSRPGVYPVVSIKVSLQGRMPQEESGVDYVGISRNLDFAPGVSQQTFRVTILDDLGQPVLEGTETFELILRMPMNGILGEPGKATILINDSAKRVSFFSTTGYSFLLISLDLNLSLFFLPSPSLYPFPLFPGEVEKPCVLSLVDDTEHEEEEELRLVLGSPRSESPFGASIGKQNETLVKIKDEADKAIIKFGETKFSVSEPSGSGQVSMVKIPVLRVGDTSKVSVVRVHTKDGSATSGEDYHPVSEDIEFKEGDTEHYIEVEILYDGVREMREAFTVHLKPDENMVAETQMSKAIIYIEETNSMADVTFPSVPQVFSLLQYDDTSRARNTPLVAGYPVVCVTACNPKYPDYDKTGSICISEHINDTLTRYRWLISAPTSLDGVTSSMREVDFDTFFSSSKIITLDSVYFQAGSRCMCSRAGELYGDDGLELSSSIVSISIENVCASLVWWRTVGAEPLLLPSYATPEQRTQTTPTHQDHCQHATHRR, from the exons ATGGTCCAATTTAACAAGTTCATCAAATCAGACGAGAATCAACGTTCCCACCAGCCACTCACTCAAGCTGTGTCCAGACCTGGTGTCTATCCAGTGGTGAGTATAAAGGTGTCCCTGCAG GGACGTATGCCTCAGGAGGAAT ccgGTGTGGACTACGTCGGTatcagcaggaacctggactttgCCCCGGGGGTCAGCCAGCAGACGTTCAGGGTTACCATCCTGGATGACCTGGGTCAGCCGGTGCTGGAGGGGACCGAGACATTCGAGCTGATCCTCCGCATGCCCATGAACGGCATCCTGGGAGAACCAGGGAAGGCCACCATCCTCATCAACGACTCC GCCAAAAGGGTATCGTTTTTTTCAACAACTGGTTACTCCTTTTTGCTAATCTCTCTTgatctcaatctctctctatttttcctcccatctccatctctctatcccttccctctctttccaggGGAGGTGGAGAAGCCGTGTGTTCTGTCCTTGGTTGATGACACGGagcatgaggaggaggaggagctgaggcTGGTGTTGGGGTCGCCCCGCAGTGAGTCTCCGTTCGGAGCGTCCATCGGGAAACAGAACGAGACTCTGGTCAAGATCAAGGACGAGGCAGACA AGGCCATCATCAAGTTTGGGGAGACTAAGTTCAGTGTGAGTGAGCCTAGCGGGTCAGGCCAGGTGTCCATGGTGAAGATCCCAGTGCTGAGGGTAGGAGACACCTCCAAGGTCTCTGTGGTCCGCGTCCACACCAAGGACGGATCAGCCACCTCCGGAGAGGACTACCATCCTGTATCTGAAG ATATTGAGTTCAAGGAGGGTGACACAGAGCACTACATCGAGGTGGAGATCTTGTATGATGGagtcagagagatgagagaagcctTCACGGTCCACCTGAAACCTGATGAGAACATGGTGGCTGAGACGCAG ATGAGTAAGGCCATTATCTACATAGAGGAGACCAACAGCATGGCGGATGTCACCTTCCCCTCCGTCCCCCAGGTGTTCTCCYTACTGCAGTATGACGACACCTCCAGGGCCAGAAACACCCCCTTGGTGGCAGGCTACCCCGTCGTCTGTGTCACG gctTGTAACCCTAAGTACCCTGACTACGACAAAACTGGCTCCATCTGCATCAGCGAGCACATCAATGACACGCTGACACGCTATCGATGGTTGATCAGCGCTCCAACCAGCCTGGACGGGGTCACCAGCTCCATGAGAGAGGTGGACTTTGataccttcttctcctcctccaagaTCATCACCTTGGACTCTGTTTATTTCCAG GCTGGCTCTAGGTGCATGTGCAGCCGGGCTGGTGAACTCTACGGAGACGATGGCCTGGAACTCAGCAGCTCCATAGTCTCCATCAGTATAGAGAATGTATGTGCCAGCCTCGTGTGGTGGCGTACAGTGGGCGCTGAGCCCCTTCTCTTGCCAAGCTACGCTACACCGGAGCAGAGGACCCAGACCACCCCAACTCATCAAGATCACTGTCAACATGCCACACATAGACGGTga